atatatgtatgtgcataTAGCACAATCTATAGCATGTAGGCCATAGACTAggaaaaatgaatcaatacttCAAATTTTTCAGAATAGGTGGAAATAAAATGACTTTTCTCTTAAAGCCATTTCTCCTACAGTAGTTAGCAGTCACTTGAGGACGTTGTATGCTTGCTGTCACCCACGCTTGGTGGCGCTCGTGGGTGAAGATGGCTCAATCTAGCAGGCTGCTTACAGAGGAAAACATTGGTTGGCTGGCAGAGTGACGTGTGCTCTCTCCCTGATTGGCTTGCTTATTTTGTCACTCAAATGAGAGGAGGGAGGGTATTAGATGAGAGGTgcttcacatttaaaaaataaaataaaataaaattgctgTGTGGTTATTGATTGTGTTTAGATATTCCAAAAAAGGTCTCCATAGAAACCTTGAGGATTATGGCTGAAGAGCAGTCACAGTCAGCAaggcagacacaaacacacatctcgGTTCCCTTCGGCGTGAGCCCTCGCTCCTCCCTCCTCGCTCCATCCTGTGATGCGGGGGCGTCTGATTGGTCAGCCAGGCGTGTTAATGACAGTCTTGGACGAGTTCTGAAAGAGAGGCTGGAGGAACATCCCCACTGTgccaaagacacacacaaagatgaaGATCCAGAGAAAGAGCCGATCGATCACCATGGCAACATATTTCCAGTCCTCGCTCACCTGTGAAAGAGATAGCGACAGCAGAGTTAAGACAGTGGGTAGGAAATATGGGGGATTTGGGGCATGTTCAGAAGTGAAACggaatgtgaaaaatgtaatgaaacatAAGGAGAGAAAGATCAAAGGAGGACGAcaatgagaaaaacaaaagaaaggtgAGAGGGTGCAGAATGGAAGATGTGTTGACGAGATGGAATGAAAAGGGTAAGAGAGTAGAGTACTTCATTCAACATTGATTGATTCAACattagagtgagagagagaaagacagaaggagaaatGAATACGAGAGAGATCAGGTGCAGACTGATGAGGTGGGGCTAGCACTGTAACCATGAGGGTGGCTAATGGTATGGAGATCACCACTAACCATGTGAATGAGGTGGTGTTTAGATTAAAAGGATGAACAGAATTACTGCACTCGTAAGACTCTCACTGGCCAtgttaataggaacacctatacacctgGTTAtccatgcaattatccaatcagcaatTGGGCTGAGAGCTGATTTCTTCCCTTTGTGTCTCGCAGTGAGAGACGGCAGAGCACATGCACAGATGActattttgtgtttacattatttacatttgactaAGTCTGAAAGCGTTTGAAAGTAAGAGCCAAAAGTGCTGCATGCCCACAACAAGGTATCGTATTTTAGCCAAGAAGTTTGAAACAATAGTACATTTTAATTCTGTCACCACTCCAGTGTCTCCTGCATATTTTTTTGAGCTCCTGAGGTTCTGATAAGGCTACAATGTGGTAGCAGCATAATGTATAAAATCAATCTGATTCAGGTCAAGACCTTTAATTAATGTTTACACCAAACAGTAGAATGAGGACAAAATGTAATCACAGTCACTTTGTCCGTGGCATCactgttggtgccagattggctggtttgagtatttccgaaactgctgatctcttggaattcttaaataaccactctttacaaccatgttgagttgcatctcagaatgcacaaaacatcgaacatCGAGGTGGaggggctacaacagcagaagaccacactgaTATCACACCTGTCATccaaaaacaggaaaaacatcGCCTGGTGGTTTTCCAATATTTAACTGTCTAGTTATGGTGAGCCTGTTTCCACTAAGATTCCGGTTTTTGACTGACATTATTGCACAATTGAGCAGGTGTACCAGTGTCACTaattaaagtggtcagtgagtgtatataacacatctttaacacatcagTAGCCATATGCGAACATTCTTTTCTAACTACAAAAAGTCTAATTTTATTCCATACACTGTCATGAATGTGTGTTGTAGACCATTCGCAAGTCTAAGACTTGCCAAGACTAAATGACTGTTCTATTAAAAGTCTGTGCGTAAATGAAAGTAAGACACACTTTCATGAGGTTTAATTCAGTAAGCCTATTGCAGAGCCTGCACCCTGATACTTACATGACTGTTAAGATCAGTGCCGGTCTGAACTATATGAAGAATACATATTAAGAATATGAAGAATACATATTAAAGGGACTGGTCTTTGTGAacattaaacaaatatgttATTTATGTAATCCCTGTTATGTGAcattcttcacttttttttgcacacaaacCTGCTATAAGAAAGATGTAAATGAATTTTGCCCGTGTGTTCTTCCATAAAACTATTTAGTCTGCTAATAATTACGATGTAGATGAAATAATGGGATTATTTAAGGATTATTTATAAAATTGCACTGCACTGAGATCAAATGCTTTGATAATTGTTAAGTGAGCATGAGAGCTAAGCTAGTCTCAAAGTTTGACTGCACTtcactttattttactgtacTCATCCAAGACCTATCAGAGTTAGGTCTTTGCACTGTTATGGGATTGCCAAGTCATCTCTTTCGGTACGTACAATGCTCCTTCCACTACGATCTACTGTGAGCGGTATTGGGAAGATTTACTACCAGAGCACCTTGAAAGCTCGGAGCATGATTACAAACTGACATTTGTCTTTACAACTCAGCCAGTTCAGGTTCAGAAGGTATCCTTGAGAGTTCTTTGGATGATTAAGGGTTTTTCAGTGTTTGTACATGCacaccataaatgtaaatcaattCAAATCAAGTGCAAAATGTTCTTAGGTTTGCCCTTTCTGGGCAGTGCAGCCCACGCAGCTTTTGTGTGTTAGATTCTGATTTCATCTTAGCTTTTTTATAGTGAGGTGTAAACAATAGAACAAGTTCTCAAAGTTtacaaaataatgaatattcataaatgtATAACAAGGATATTTACAAGTTTCTACATCTCCTTAGTAGGCTTTAGAAGGTGGTTCCCTATAACCGTAAGCAACTAATCTGCACTCAATGAAACAAACATCATATAAAAACAGTGATGAAAGAACGCAAAATTCTCATGACTCACGCTGCGATCATCATCTTCACACTTCATGTGGCTGGCAATGAAGCGCACTCCCTCCACAGCTTCCTCAAAACCTGGGCATGCCTGGCCCAGAAGACCCTGAGGAAGAGCAGCAGGAGGCTGCTGCTTTGCCCGTGGCAAAGCCGAGGTGCCCTCTCTGCCCTCGCGCCCTCCGTCCCTCAGACCATTCAATCCTTCTATGGAATCTCCGCCAGCTTCACCGACTTCTCCTGCAAACTGCTTGACCGAGGCCCGATTGACATAGCATGTGCATGCCTCGCCACTCTCCTGACCAGAGATGACAAGTTTCTCATTGGCATGACGCCGTTGTCGTAGCTTTTGGCGCTCGCTGCTGTTCCTGGGCTGTCGCATAAAGAGTAGGGCAGGGAGCTTATCAAGGAAGACCACCCTGACCCACGGGGGCATGGTGTGGGTAGTGGGTGAACGGTGGTGCACGTTGAGCACACACACGCTAGTGACAATGGAGAATGTGACAAGCACCATGGTGAACATCAGGTACTTGCCCACTAGTGGCACATCCAGAGATGTAGGTGGCACAATCTTAGAGATGAGCAGCAGGAAGACAGTGAGCGCTAACAGCACGGATATGCATAGCGTCATCTTTTCGCCACAGTCTGACGGCAGGTAGAACACCAGAATAGCCAGTGATGTGATCAGCACACATGGGATTATCAGGTTGATGGTGTAGAAGAGTGGCTTGCGGCGGATGATGAAATCATACGTGATGGCCACGTAGGCTGGGTCTGATGGGTTCTCATTGCGACGCCCAGGCAGCGCAATAATATCCCACTCACCACTTGGCGTGAAGTCATCCATGCTGGCCACATCGGAACGCAACACCAGATCCACCTCTGTGCGGTCGTACGTCCATGAGCGGAAACTCAGTGTGCAGTTCTGCTGGTCAAATGGGAAGTGCTTCACCTCGATCTTGCAGGCACTCTTGTAAATTGCTGGTGGCAGCCAGAACACACTGCCATCATATGAGACTACAGCATTGGAGTAGAAGGACACTTCATACATCCCATCAGCActggaagaagaataagaacAGGTGGGTGAACTTTCCTTACTGGAGTGGAGAGAGGTGGCCTATGCTAATTAAATTTAGTTTGGGCTAGCCATAGGTTAGTACACTGTTATGTTAAGGAATTCTGTTGTTCATCATGTTATGCTATGCAAGTATATGTAATGATGACACAAAATGGACCCCATCCATTATGGCACTATAATTTTGCTACAATTGCTAAGAGTAATCTGTAACTAAATCCTTTAAACCAGATTTGTAATCATGTATATTGACGTACCAAAAACCATGATAATGATGTTAAATTGTCCACCAATGAACTGTAGGATGAATTGTGAACTCTCCACCCCATGTCTAACTTATTTATGAATTATGATCTTTTAAATGCAATATATATGGATGTATATTTGTGTTACAATAGATAGTGGTGAGAGTGGTGATTTGTATATAGTAAAAATAGGTAAGTGTAAACTGTTAACTAAGAGTAAACCACACAGATGACTAAATTTCAGAAGGGCAGGGCACTCACTTGTTGTAGAGGACGACATCTGGGAGCCAGATGTGCTTGGAGGGAAGGCGGACCTTCTTCATGCCATCAAACTTATCTGGGTCCCATGTGAGACGGTAGTCCTGCCACTCCTGAGCAAAACCAATCAAAATCCACCATCATTCAAACAACAGATAAGTTTAGAAAATAATGTTAAGAAAGCCGCTATACAATTATAGATAAGAATTATTCAAATGCTCATGGACCAAGATGGAGGTACTTGCACAACTTGAGGCTCAGCATCTCACCAGGTTTCGTAAATTAGTGATTTTCTACCAAGTGATTTTCAGTCTAGTTGTTCATTACAAAATTTCAAACAAGTTGTACATTACAGTAGGTACAGTACTACCTAGCATCTTCCTTGGCAAAAAAGAACAAATCTCTGACAAACAAGCTAGACAAAGCTTTGGATTACAAGCATATGCTTATAAACTGCAAAGTTATTAATTTAATGGAAACTAGGCTCGCCAGTAACATGCCAAACAGCGTGATTGAACTAGAGGGACATAACATATTCAGGACAGACAGGAGAGCTGTGGACTGTATCACTGTAAGCAAGGTTTGGTGTATGGACACTGTTGTTAATGAGACCCACTGTTCTGCTGATACTGAGTTCTGCATTATTAAGTGTAGACCCTTCTAACAGCCCCATGAATTCACATATACCATAATCACTGCAGTTCCAGCCCACAGACTGGGACATGTTTGCTTCTAAGACCCCCCTGGATCCCCCATGGACATTAATATCTGCACCAACTTTGTTCTAGACCACATCTTCCAATAGGTGTGTTAAGAGAAGTAACATGTTTCCCAATCAGAAGCCATGAGCAGCCAACCTGAGAAAGGGAATCATGAAAGCAAACTATGAGTATTAACTGTAGATAAAGGACAACTTCAAAAACTCTGACGCTTGACACATATTAACACTTCTCCATAAATCACTGATGCCTCCCTCCCTGAAGTGCTCAACACCTTCTATGCTCAGGGAAACACAGAACCTCACATCAAAACTGAGGTTCCACCTGCCGCTCACACTCTCCACCAGTGACGTGTGCTCCAGCCTGTGCagagtgaatgtttgcaaagcCGCTGGCATTCCTGTCCAAGCTATTAGGGCCTGCGCAGATCAGTTGGCTAGGGTtttcacagacattttcagCCTGGCCCTAGCCCAAGCAGGTCCCCACCTGCTTCAAAAGAGTGACAACTTTGCCAGTGCCCAAACATGCCACCACCCTTAGTGACTTCCTTCATGTCACCCTCACCCCCTGTCCTAGCCAAGTGTTTTGAGAGGATGATCCCTGGACTTCCTTACTAACAGAATGCAGTCTGTTGACAACCACACCTCTTACACCCATACACCTCTTATACCCTCTTACCCCTCTTACACCTTTATACCCTTATACACCAGCATTCCACAGGGCTTCATGTTTAGCTGTCTCCTATACTCCCTTTTCACCCTCGACTGTGTACCTGTTCTTGACTCCAACTCCATAATCAAGTTTGCAGATGTCACTATGGTGATAAGCCTGGTCAGTGATAGTGATGAGATGGCTTACAGGAAAGAGGTCCAACACCT
This Ictalurus furcatus strain D&B chromosome 1, Billie_1.0, whole genome shotgun sequence DNA region includes the following protein-coding sequences:
- the chrnb2 gene encoding neuronal acetylcholine receptor subunit beta-2, translating into MAPWTALCLLLATATRSQAADTEERLVEHLLNPAHYNKLIRPATNGSELVTVQLMVSLAQLISVHEREQIMTTNVWLTQEWQDYRLTWDPDKFDGMKKVRLPSKHIWLPDVVLYNNADGMYEVSFYSNAVVSYDGSVFWLPPAIYKSACKIEVKHFPFDQQNCTLSFRSWTYDRTEVDLVLRSDVASMDDFTPSGEWDIIALPGRRNENPSDPAYVAITYDFIIRRKPLFYTINLIIPCVLITSLAILVFYLPSDCGEKMTLCISVLLALTVFLLLISKIVPPTSLDVPLVGKYLMFTMVLVTFSIVTSVCVLNVHHRSPTTHTMPPWVRVVFLDKLPALLFMRQPRNSSERQKLRQRRHANEKLVISGQESGEACTCYVNRASVKQFAGEVGEAGGDSIEGLNGLRDGGREGREGTSALPRAKQQPPAALPQGLLGQACPGFEEAVEGVRFIASHMKCEDDDRSVSEDWKYVAMVIDRLFLWIFIFVCVFGTVGMFLQPLFQNSSKTVINTPG